Proteins encoded in a region of the Buchnera aphidicola (Thelaxes suberi) genome:
- the ribB gene encoding 3,4-dihydroxy-2-butanone-4-phosphate synthase: MKKKLELVFGCPKKRIKNAISALKSGNGILLLDNENRENEGDLIFPAETITIEQMALTIRYGSGIVCLCITEEKRKQLKLPMMVKNNTSIYKTPFTVSIEASQGVTTGVSAKDRVTTISAASAIYAKPEDLNRPGHIFPLCAHKKGIKGRLGHTEGAITLVQLAGFRPISVLCELTNQDGSMAKTNEVIKFAIKKQMPVLTIDDLVKHLIKKK; encoded by the coding sequence ATGAAAAAAAAATTAGAACTAGTATTTGGATGTCCAAAAAAACGCATTAAAAATGCAATATCAGCGTTAAAATCAGGAAACGGAATTTTATTATTAGATAATGAAAATAGAGAAAATGAAGGAGATTTAATATTTCCAGCAGAAACTATTACAATTGAACAAATGGCTTTAACTATTAGATACGGAAGTGGAATAGTATGCTTGTGCATTACTGAAGAAAAAAGAAAACAACTAAAATTACCAATGATGGTAAAAAATAATACTAGTATTTATAAAACACCTTTTACAGTTTCTATAGAAGCTAGTCAAGGAGTGACTACAGGAGTATCCGCAAAAGATAGAGTAACTACTATTTCAGCTGCTAGTGCAATTTATGCCAAACCTGAAGACCTAAATAGACCTGGGCATATCTTTCCACTATGTGCTCATAAAAAGGGAATAAAAGGTCGTTTAGGTCATACTGAAGGTGCTATAACTCTTGTACAACTAGCAGGATTTAGACCTATAAGTGTACTTTGTGAATTAACTAATCAAGATGGTTCTATGGCAAAAACAAATGAAGTAATTAAATTTGCTATAAAAAAACAAATGCCTGTTTTAACAATAGATGATTTAGTTAAACATTTAATAAAAAAAAAATAA